One genomic segment of Equus przewalskii isolate Varuska chromosome 13, EquPr2, whole genome shotgun sequence includes these proteins:
- the LOC139075210 gene encoding cyclin-dependent kinase inhibitor 1C-like, with the protein MQHAGGGAGGSSAPQPAHPKSRSGARPALPRRPGPPRLLRAPTRERRARGARAASAAARRLSAAVAGKISAPLPPLPSPSSHPSTSFPRPALRRKGAGPPGRLPLSPPLGPRVSGPAAQATAAQAADGAWALPRRTRTPDAPAAAASTAAAPGALVCSLFFPPSSEFAILGAEPARSREMLRGDWAASSQARGTRGGAVAADRPSLQRVMPEAFPSGPQVLPELRAMCAPAPARSAGSSEPPRLSAHALGLSPGEGRLLCAAFEAVNSPAWRVRFA; encoded by the exons ATGCAGCACGCGGGAGGCGGGGCCGGCGGCTCCTCCGCCCCTCAGCCCGCCCACCCGAAGTCCCGCAGCGGCGCGCGGCCGGCGCTCCCACGGCGCCCCGGCCCTCCCAGGCTGCTGCGCGCCCCCACGCGAGAGCGGCGCGCGCGAGGGGCGCGGGCGGCCA GCGCGGCCGCGCGTCGCCTCAGCGCCGCCGTCGCCGGGAAGATCTCCGCGCCGCTACCTCCTCTTCCGtcgccctcctcccacccctccacctccttcccccgCCCCGCTCTGCGGCGAAAAGGAGCTGGCCCCCCCGGccgcctccctctctccccgccCCTGGGGCCGCGCGTCAGTGGGCCGGCAGCCCAGGCCACGGCAGCCCAGGCTGCGGACGGTGCCTGGGCCCTGCCTCGGCGCACGCGGACTCCTGATGCGCCCGCGGCAGCTGCCTCCACCGCGGCGGCTCCAGGGGCTCTCGTCTGCtcgctttttttccccccaagttcTGAATTCGCAATACTTGGGGCTGAGCCGGCGAGATCTCGCGAGATGCTGCGGGGCGACTGGGCCGCTTCTTCTCAGGCGCGTGGTACCCGAGGCGGTGCCGTAGCCGCCGACCGCCCCTCGCTCCAGCGGGTGATGCCCGAGGCTTTCCCGTCGGgcccgcaggtgcttccggagctGCGGGCGATGTGCGCCCCCGCCCCCGCGAGGTCAGCTGGGAGCTCCGAGCCGCCACGACTCTCCGCACACGCTCTGGGCCTGAGCCCAGGGGAAGGCAGGTTGCTCTGTGCTGCCTTTGAGGCGGTAAACTCACCCGCCTGGCGCGTTAGATTTGCATAA